DNA from Pajaroellobacter abortibovis:
TTTCTCAAGCGAGCAAGCTACTTGCTCAACATCAGAAGGCCGATGTGCATCGGAACAAGCAGCATGGTAGGCTCCTTTCTTAAGCAATCGCTCTGCAGAACGCTGAGCAAAGCGACCATACTTACCACTTAATGCACACACATCTAATAATAAAAAAGCTCCTGCTTGCAAAAAGACGTCCAAACACTCAAGATTCTGCCAAACAGGGGTATAGCGCTCCGGATGAGCAATCACAGGGAGAATCCCTCCCCTTCTGAGATCAAAGAGTCTATAAGAAAGCGAAGCAGGTAAAAAATCAGGATAAAATTCAATAAGTGCAGCCTGATTTCCTGGATAGGGGAGCCCCTTTCCATCCATTAACCGACGGAACACCACATCATCAAAAAAATGCTCGCTAGCTAGGAATAGCGTTGGGCAGGGGTTTAGTTCTGCTTTTAAGGCATGAACGGCCTCTTCAAAAACAAGCCGTAAACGAGATGGAGAGGAGTCAAACAGAGGAGGACGAATATGAGGAGTGGCAACAATTGTGCCAAACCCAAGCCGGCTCAATCCTTGTAGAAGAGCTATACTTTCCTCCAGCGAGCGGCTCCCATCATCCACTTGAGGCAGCCAGTGACAATGTAAGTCAATCCATCCCTTCATATCATGCGAAAAACAGAGAATCCAATTAACAGAAAAGAAAGAACCTAGTAATTCAATTTGAAAAAAGCCATTGTAAAGAAATCACTTTGATTAAGTAAATTCATTGCACCTCATTGGTCAACATGTCCTATTCATCTTCCGATCCTACTTTATCCCCTTATCTCCCTTCCATCATCGAGCCTAAGTGGCAGCAATATTGGGAAACACACCAGACTTTTAAAGCAAAAAGGCGACCTAATAAGCCAAAGTTTTATGTTTTGGACATGTTCCCCTATCCGTCAGGGACGGGATTGCACGTAGGGCATCCAGAAGGGTATACGGCCAGCGATATCCTAGCCCGCTACAGAAGAATGTGTGATGTTGATGTACTCCATCCGATGGGATGGGACGCCTTCGGCTTGCCCGCAGAACAATACGCAATCCAGACAGGGACTCATCCTAAAGAGACCACTCAAAAAAATATTCAGGTATTTAAAAGGCAGCTGAAAAGTTTAGGGCTTAGCTTCGATTGGAGTCGAGAAGTCAATACCACAGAAGCTGAATATGTACGCTGGACGCAATGGATCTTCCTTCAGCTCGTCAAGCGTGGGCTGGCCTATCAAGACCAAGTGCCAGTGAATTGGTGCCCTGCTTTAGGGACTGTCCTCGCTAACGAAGAAGTTATTCAAGGTCGCAGCGAGCGAGGGGGTCATCCTGTCGAATCGATCAAGCTCCGTCAGTGGATGCTTCGTATTACTGCCTATGCCGATCAACTCGATGAAGCCCTGGACGCACTGGATTGGCCTGATACCAAATTGAAGCAGAGACACTGGATTGGACGCAGCCAAGGAGTCACAATCACCTTTCAGGTAGAAGGCTATCCAATGCCTCTCACCGTTTTTACTACCCGTCCTGAGACGTTACCGGGAGTAACCTATCTCGCGATTGCTCCAGACCACCCTTTTGCTTCTACTCTAGCAGGCGCATTCGCTATCCATCCTCTGGATGGAGCTCGTATCCCTATTACCGTGGCTGACTATGTAATCGGTTCTTACGGGAGCGGAGCTGTCATGGGAGTCCCTGCCCATGATGAGCGGGATCACGCTTTCGCACAAAAGCATGGGTGGCCAATACGTCAAGTCATCGCTCCGCTTACAGGAGAATCGGTTGATGTTTTTCAAGCACCGTTCTGTGAGGGCGGAGTTGTTTACCATTTCCCACCCCAACTTGAGAAACTGAATGGAATTCCAGTCCTTCAAGCACGTGAGCAGATTACCCAGTGGCTCATCAACCATGGTTTTGGAAAGCAATACACCTCTTATCGGATGCGGGATTGGATCTTTTCACGACAACGATATTGGGGAGAACCTATTCCTATTTACTTTCCCGTCACATGTGACGGAGATCCACGTCAAGAGGGGAACGAGTACCGCATCGATTTCAACATTCCAATCCCCGTTCAAAAAGAAGATCTACCTGTCTTACTTCCTGATTTAGATGACTTCCGTCCAAGCCGTGATCCTGCAGGCCCTTTAGCTCGAGCGCTAAACTGGAGATTTTTTC
Protein-coding regions in this window:
- a CDS encoding tyrosine-protein phosphatase — its product is MKGWIDLHCHWLPQVDDGSRSLEESIALLQGLSRLGFGTIVATPHIRPPLFDSSPSRLRLVFEEAVHALKAELNPCPTLFLASEHFFDDVVFRRLMDGKGLPYPGNQAALIEFYPDFLPASLSYRLFDLRRGGILPVIAHPERYTPVWQNLECLDVFLQAGAFLLLDVCALSGKYGRFAQRSAERLLKKGAYHAACSDAHRPSDVEQVACSLEKLESIVGARRMEELLIRGPSSILGLSFSSDDQDLHHA
- a CDS encoding leucine--tRNA ligase, which codes for MSYSSSDPTLSPYLPSIIEPKWQQYWETHQTFKAKRRPNKPKFYVLDMFPYPSGTGLHVGHPEGYTASDILARYRRMCDVDVLHPMGWDAFGLPAEQYAIQTGTHPKETTQKNIQVFKRQLKSLGLSFDWSREVNTTEAEYVRWTQWIFLQLVKRGLAYQDQVPVNWCPALGTVLANEEVIQGRSERGGHPVESIKLRQWMLRITAYADQLDEALDALDWPDTKLKQRHWIGRSQGVTITFQVEGYPMPLTVFTTRPETLPGVTYLAIAPDHPFASTLAGAFAIHPLDGARIPITVADYVIGSYGSGAVMGVPAHDERDHAFAQKHGWPIRQVIAPLTGESVDVFQAPFCEGGVVYHFPPQLEKLNGIPVLQAREQITQWLINHGFGKQYTSYRMRDWIFSRQRYWGEPIPIYFPVTCDGDPRQEGNEYRIDFNIPIPVQKEDLPVLLPDLDDFRPSRDPAGPLARALNWRFFQKDGAWFARETNTMPQWAGSCWYYLRFLDPSNRHKPFDQQAYDAWMPVDLYIGGSEHAVLHLLYARFWHKVLYDIGLVHHPEPFLKLVHQGTILGENGEKMSKSRGNVINPDDIIAAYGADTLRMHEMFMGPLEQVKPWQTGSIEGIRRFLERIWTVCTGPLSDDPIHQHQALEKQIHKTIHKVTHDLEALRFNTAISALMILVKSIYHLPTVPKEAARILTLLISPFAPHLGEELWERLGGTTTLSYEPWPTYDPALIQEDTLSIGVQINGRLRGSIQIPVSASEEEAREMALLEPKIRGYVEGKSIQRLVYIPGKIINLIVP